The Lujinxingia litoralis genome has a window encoding:
- the rpsA gene encoding 30S ribosomal protein S1, whose amino-acid sequence MTVQENQNFPTTDDFAALLDTHEDFTSAVRENEITTGRVLEVGEDYVLVDIGFKSEGRIDLSEFINEKGEVTVSAGDDVDVLLEKREDESGQCILSKERADRMKVWEIISEKAEADELVRGTITNRVKGGLQVDIGVKAFLPGSQVELRPTRNLDKYIGQEFAFKIIKFNKQRGNIVLSRRALLEKERAELKKKTLEKLKAGAVIDGIVKNLTDYGAFVDLGGIDGLLHITDMSWGRVSHPTELFNVGDEIQVKVLKFSPESERVSLGYKQLTPDPWEGAEDRYPDGAHVLGRVVSLIDYGAFVELEEGIEGLVHISEMSWTRRIKHPNRVVSEGEIIRCVVLNLDTDAKKVSLGIKQVEPNPWTLLEDRYPVGTRILGKIRNITDFGIFVGIEEGIDGLVHISDISWTQKIRHPSEIYEVGQEVEAVVLNIDVENERFSLGIKQLESDPWETLPQRYPPGKIVDATITKLTDFGAFAEVEEGIEGLIHISELADERIENPSEVVKVGEEHKVEVISVDPKERKIALSIKNFVRRSESGHLREYAEESGATAQLGDLLKGKLGDLTGDEEE is encoded by the coding sequence ATGACTGTTCAAGAAAACCAAAACTTCCCAACCACCGATGACTTCGCGGCGCTGCTCGACACCCACGAAGACTTCACCAGTGCGGTGCGCGAAAACGAGATCACCACCGGTCGCGTGCTCGAAGTGGGCGAAGACTACGTGCTCGTCGACATCGGATTTAAGTCCGAAGGCCGCATCGACCTCTCGGAGTTCATCAACGAGAAAGGTGAAGTCACCGTCAGCGCCGGCGATGATGTCGACGTCCTGCTTGAGAAGCGCGAGGACGAGTCGGGTCAGTGCATCCTCTCCAAGGAGCGCGCCGATCGCATGAAGGTCTGGGAGATCATCAGCGAGAAGGCCGAAGCCGACGAGCTGGTCCGCGGTACGATCACCAACCGCGTCAAAGGCGGCCTCCAGGTCGACATCGGCGTCAAGGCGTTCCTCCCCGGCAGCCAGGTCGAACTGCGCCCCACGCGCAACCTCGACAAGTACATCGGCCAGGAATTCGCGTTCAAGATCATCAAGTTCAACAAGCAGCGTGGCAACATCGTGCTTAGCCGCCGCGCCCTGCTTGAGAAAGAGCGCGCCGAGCTCAAGAAGAAGACCCTCGAGAAGCTCAAGGCTGGTGCGGTCATCGACGGTATCGTCAAGAACCTTACCGACTACGGTGCCTTCGTGGACCTGGGCGGCATCGACGGCCTGCTGCACATCACCGACATGAGCTGGGGCCGCGTCTCGCACCCCACCGAGCTCTTCAACGTCGGCGACGAAATCCAGGTCAAAGTCCTCAAGTTCAGCCCGGAAAGCGAGCGCGTCAGCCTGGGCTACAAGCAGCTTACCCCCGATCCGTGGGAAGGTGCCGAGGATCGCTACCCCGACGGCGCGCACGTCCTGGGTCGCGTGGTCAGCCTCATCGACTACGGTGCCTTCGTGGAGCTGGAAGAAGGCATCGAAGGTCTTGTCCACATCAGTGAGATGAGCTGGACTCGCCGCATCAAGCACCCCAACCGCGTGGTCAGCGAAGGCGAAATCATTCGCTGCGTCGTGCTCAACCTGGACACCGACGCCAAGAAGGTCAGCCTGGGCATCAAGCAGGTCGAGCCCAACCCCTGGACCCTTCTCGAAGATCGTTACCCGGTCGGTACCCGCATCCTGGGCAAGATCCGCAACATCACCGACTTCGGTATCTTCGTGGGCATCGAGGAAGGCATCGACGGCCTGGTCCACATCAGCGACATCAGCTGGACCCAGAAGATCCGTCACCCCTCCGAAATCTACGAAGTGGGTCAGGAAGTCGAAGCGGTCGTGCTCAACATCGACGTCGAGAACGAGCGCTTCAGCCTGGGCATCAAGCAGCTGGAAAGCGATCCGTGGGAGACCCTGCCCCAGCGTTACCCGCCGGGCAAGATTGTCGACGCCACCATCACCAAGCTCACCGACTTCGGTGCGTTTGCGGAAGTGGAAGAAGGCATCGAAGGGCTCATCCACATCTCCGAGCTGGCTGACGAGCGCATCGAGAACCCGAGCGAAGTCGTCAAGGTTGGCGAAGAGCACAAGGTCGAAGTCATCAGCGTCGATCCCAAGGAGCGCAAAATCGCGCTGTCGATCAAGAACTTCGTGCGTCGTTCGGAGTCGGGTCACCTGCGCGAGTACGCCGAAGAAAGTGGCGCCACCGCGCAGCTCGGCGACCTGCTCAAGGGCAAGCTCGGCGATCTGACGGGCGACGAAGAGGAGTAA
- a CDS encoding cystathionine gamma-synthase: MGFDTRAIHAGQEPDPSNGAIMTPIFQTSTYVQSSPGKHQGFEYTRTHNPTRNALEDCLASLEKGKHGVAFASGCAATTTILHMLKAGDHVVSGDDVYGGTYRLFTKVFRPMGLGFSFVDMTNLDAFKAALTPATRLVWLESPTNPMLKICDIEAICDIAHEQGIPVVVDNTFMSPYFQNPLMLGADLVVHSTTKFINGHSDVVGGVVITNDDEAAEKLRFLQNSMGAVPGPFDSWLVLRGVKTLAVRMRQHEANAKVIAAYLEKHPAVERVLYPGLESHPQHAIAKKQMSGFGGMITFILKDGLEPARQMLERVKVFALAESLGGVESLIEHPAIMTHASVPPEVRAELGINDGLVRLSVGIEDVDDLVADLEQALS; this comes from the coding sequence ATGGGCTTTGATACGCGGGCGATTCACGCGGGCCAGGAGCCGGACCCGTCGAACGGCGCGATCATGACGCCGATCTTTCAGACCTCGACCTACGTGCAGTCCTCGCCGGGCAAGCACCAGGGCTTTGAGTACACGCGTACGCACAACCCCACGCGCAACGCGCTGGAGGACTGCCTGGCGAGCCTGGAGAAGGGCAAGCACGGGGTGGCGTTTGCGTCGGGGTGTGCGGCGACCACGACGATCCTGCATATGCTCAAGGCCGGCGACCATGTGGTCAGCGGTGACGATGTGTACGGCGGAACCTACCGCCTGTTCACCAAAGTGTTTCGTCCGATGGGGCTGGGATTTAGCTTTGTGGACATGACCAACCTGGACGCGTTTAAGGCGGCGTTGACCCCGGCCACCCGGCTGGTGTGGCTGGAGAGTCCGACCAACCCGATGCTGAAAATCTGCGACATCGAGGCGATCTGCGATATCGCCCATGAGCAGGGCATTCCGGTGGTGGTTGATAACACCTTTATGAGCCCCTACTTCCAGAACCCGCTCATGCTGGGCGCGGATCTGGTGGTGCACTCCACCACCAAGTTTATCAACGGTCACTCCGACGTGGTGGGAGGGGTGGTGATCACCAACGATGATGAGGCTGCGGAGAAGTTGCGCTTTTTGCAGAACTCGATGGGGGCGGTGCCCGGTCCCTTTGATAGCTGGCTGGTGCTGCGCGGGGTCAAGACGCTGGCGGTGCGGATGCGCCAGCACGAGGCCAACGCCAAGGTGATCGCGGCGTACCTGGAGAAGCATCCGGCGGTGGAGCGGGTGCTTTACCCGGGGCTGGAGAGCCACCCGCAGCACGCGATCGCCAAGAAGCAGATGTCGGGCTTTGGCGGGATGATCACCTTCATTCTCAAAGATGGTCTGGAGCCGGCGCGGCAGATGCTGGAGCGGGTCAAAGTCTTTGCGTTGGCCGAGAGCCTGGGCGGGGTCGAGAGCCTGATTGAGCACCCGGCGATCATGACGCACGCTTCGGTGCCCCCGGAGGTGCGTGCCGAGCTGGGCATCAACGACGGGCTGGTGCGTCTGTCGGTGGGCATTGAAGACGTGGATGACCTGGTGGCCGACCTGGAACAGGCGCTGAGCTAA